The Drosophila biarmipes strain raj3 chromosome 2L, RU_DBia_V1.1, whole genome shotgun sequence genome has a window encoding:
- the LOC108034085 gene encoding transcription factor E2F2 translates to MYKRKTASIVKREGSSGAGTSSAMKMMMMGAGNVDSDDSAAHSQTYEPASTSMDTSPDPPTPIKSPSQSQSQSQPGQQRSVGSLVLLTQKFVELMKANGGSIDLKAATKILDVQKRRIYDITNVLEGIGLIDKGRHCSLVRWRGGGFNNAKDQEEYDMARSRTNHLKMLEDDLDKQLEYAQRNLRYVMQDPSNRSYAYVTRDDLLDIFGDDSVFTIPNYDEEVDIKRNHYELAVSLDNGSTIDIRLVTNQGKSTTNPNDADGFFDYRRLDTPSPSTSSHSSEDGNNPAGTGNVVTDEHGYSCNPEMKDEMKILENELTAKIIFQNYLSGHSLRRFYPDDPNLENPPLVQLNPPQEDFNFALKSDEGICELFDVQCS, encoded by the exons ATGTACAAGCGCAAAACGGCGAGTATTGTTAAAAGAGAAGGCAGCTCCGGAGCGGGCACCTCCTCTGCGAtgaagatgatgatgatgggggCTGGCAACGTGGATTCGGATGATTCCGCGGCCCATTCGCAGACCTATGAGCCCGCATCCACCAGCATGGACACATCCCCGGATCCTCCCACGCCGATCAAGTCCCCTTCGCAATCACAGTCGCAGTCACAGCCCGGACAACAGCGCTCCGTGGGCTCCCTGGTCCTGCTCACCCAGAAGTTTGTGGAACTCATGAAGGCCAACGGCGGCTCCATCGACCTGAAAGCG GCCACCAAAATATTGGACGTACAGAAGAGGCGAATATACGACATTACCAATGTTCTGGAGGGCATTGGACTAATAGATAAGGGCAGACACTGCTCCCTAGTGCGCTGGCG CGGTGGGGGCTTTAACAATGCCAAAGACCAGGAGGAGTACGACATGGCGCGCAGCCGGACCAATCACCTGAAAATGCTGGAGGATGACCTAGATAAGCAACTGGAGTACGCACAGCGCAATCTGCGCTATGTGATGCAGGATCCCTCCAATCGTTCATACGCCTATGTGACACGGGACGATCTACTGGACATCTTTGGCGATGACTCCGTATTCACCATACCGAACTACGACGAGGAAGTGGATATTAAGCGCAATCAC TACGAGCTGGCCGTCTCGCTGGATAATGGCAGCACAATCGACATACGCCTGGTAACAAACCAAGGCAAAAGTACCACAAATCCGAACGACGCGGACGGGTTCTTCGACTATCGCCGCCTGGACACACCCTCGCCTTCGACGTCGTCGCACTCCAGCGAGGATGGTAACAATCCAGCGGGCACGGGGAACGTAGTTACCGATGAGCACGGGTATTCCTGCAATCCCGAGATGAAGGATGAGATGAAGATCCTGGAGAACGAGCTAACAGCAAAGATCATCTTCCAAAATTACCTGTCAGGACACTCGCTGCGACGATTTTATCCTGATGATCCGAATCTAG AAAACCCTCCGCTGGTGCAGCTGAATCCACCCCAGGAAGACTTTAACTTTGCCTTGAAAAGTGACGAAGGAATCTGCGAGCTGTTCGACGTACAATGCTCCTAA
- the LOC108034087 gene encoding M-phase phosphoprotein 6 gives MPAKTKPRLSRGVLDMKFMQRTKVKVEKEADDEQSRALYSNEINEKMLNSTSNFVVESSYSICAGLIDGRLSFRGMNPELELLMEQELAEKQARTKPEQPKEVSDQDMAKAYYANKAPTVAGSMGKKFSTKKDFKRKQNGNGSESPHPKKKQQFKKPRSDDD, from the coding sequence ATGCCAGCAAAGACAAAGCCCCGGCTTTCGCGCGGCGTCCTGGACATGAAGTTCATGCAGCGAACCAAGGTCAAAGTAGAGAAGGAGGCGGATGATGAGCAGAGCAGGGCACTGTACTCCAACGAGATCAACGAGAAGATGTTGAACTCCACCTCGAACTTCGTCGTGGAATCCAGCTATTCGATTTGCGCCGGCCTAATTGACGGACGGCTCAGTTTCCGCGGCATGAATCCCGAGCTGGAGCTGCTTATGGAGCAGGAGCTGGCGGAGAAGCAGGCCCGTACAAAGCCGGAGCAGCCCAAGGAGGTCTCCGACCAGGACATGGCCAAGGCCTACTATGCCAACAAGGCGCCCACGGTCGCCGGCAGCATGGGCAAGAAGTTCAGCACCAAAAAGGACTTTAAAAGGAAGCAGAACGGCAACGGGAGCGAAAGCCCGCATCCCAAAAAGAAGCAGCAATTCAAGAAACCGCGTTCAGATGACGATTAG
- the LOC108034086 gene encoding ubiquinone biosynthesis O-methyltransferase, mitochondrial yields the protein MLRKSLFASDKLRQSLVGALVRNSTGSSSSAASLDAGTQKEVRHHENHASEWWNRNGTMGALHALNEIRVPFIRDGIVSRGTVKPGYVNTTKVLLGQHILEVGCGGGLLTEQLARLGAQVTGIDLGEKLIEAARDHLKCSSPELASNVQYKMEPVDQHAKANCECYDAVIVSEVLEHVDDKVALLEASVRTLKPGGSIFITTLNKTIPSWFGGVILSEYVLNLAPKGTHHWDKMISPLDVQRILDTMNCQTVLVNGSTYDFWSNTWRWINNTQMCYALQAVKQPLSESN from the exons ATGCTGCGGAAATCACTATTTGCCAGCGA CAAGCTGAGACAATCGCTGGTGGGTGCTCTGGTGCGAAATTCGAccgggagcagcagcagcgcggCGTCACTGGATGCCGGCACCCAAAAGGAAGTGCGCCACCATGAGAACCATGCCTCCGAGTGGTGGAATCGAAATGGAACCATGGGTGCTCTGCATGCGCTGAATGAGATTAG GGTTCCCTTCATCAGAGATGGCATCGTTTCGCGGGGCACAGTGAAGCCTGGTTACGTAAATACCACCAAGGTGCTATTGGGGCAGCATATTCTGGAGGTTGGATGCGGCGGTGGACTGCTAACGGAGCAACTGGCGCGCCTAGGTGCCCAGGTCACGGGCATTGATCTGGGCGAGAAGTTAATTGAAGCCGCTCGCGATCACCTCAAGTGCTCCAGTCCGGAACTGGCCAGCAATGTGCAGTATAAAATGGAACCTGTAGATCAGCACGCCAAGGCAAATTGTGAATGCTACGATGCCGTAATAGTATCCGAAGTTCTGGAGCATGTCGACGACAAAGTGGCGCTGCTGGAGGCCAGTGTGCGAACCCTTAAGCCTGGAGGATCCATTTTCATCACTACCTTAAACAAAACAATCCCCAGTTGGTTTGGCGGCGTTATCCTTAGCGAATACGTACTGAATCTGGCGCCCAAGGGAACACACCACTGGGACAAGATGATATCCCCACTGGACGTTCAGCGTATCTTGGATACAA TGAACTGCCAGACGGTGTTGGTGAATGGAAGCACCTACGACTTTTGGAGCAACACCTGGCGCTGGATCAATAACACCCAGATGTGCTACGCCTTGCAGGCGGTGAAACAACCCTTGAGCGAATCCAACtga
- the LOC108034018 gene encoding 5'-3' exonuclease PLD3: MPDYKKLENQETDVENGQASGQTPGQDTEERQRPAESQQAAQMVTVSLLMLLFLGSSYFQPRPRLHQYSGPGGHGLKGKVNCDIQLVESIPVGLKYPEGSPKFLSTYEAWKQLLDSAKSSLDIASFYWTLKAEDTPGVADNSTQPGEDIFARLLANGNGGSRSPRIQIRIAQSEPSTVSPNSNTKVLASAGAAEVVSLYFPKYFGSGVLHTKLWVVDDEHFYLGSANMDWRALTQVKEMGVLVQNCGQLARDVSIIFREYWAMGNSESSQIPRWDFSYNTYYNLQSPMQIKVNKNTSMEGFLTSSPPPLSARGRTNDLDAILNTINTAISYVNIAVMDYYPLIIYEKNQHYWPFIDDALRRAAVERGVAVKLLISWWKHSNPSEAKYLKSLQDLTSKKDNIDIQIRWFIVPTDSSQEKIPFARVNHNKYMVTDRVAYIGTSNWSGDYFTDTAGIGLVLSETHETESTKTLRSDLRNVFERDWNSKYATPLQ, encoded by the exons ATGCCGGATTACAAGAAGCTCGAAAACCAAGAAACCGATGTGGAGAATGGCCAGGCCTCTGGCCAGACCCCTGGCCAGGACACCGAGGAGAGACAAAGGCCGGCGGAGAGTCAACAGGCGGCCCAAATGGTGACGGTGTCGTTGCTCATGCTCCTCTTCCTCGGCAGCTCCTACTTCCAG CCCCGGCCGCGCCTCCATCAGTATAGTGGGCCCGGAGGCCATGGACTGAAGGGAAAAGTCAACTGCGACATTCAGCTGGTGGAGTCCATACCCGTTGGACTGAAGTATCCTGAAGGCAGCCCAAAATTCCTGAGCACCTACGAAGCATGGAAGCAGCTCTTGGACAGCGCGAAATCCTCACTGGATATAGCATCCTTCTATTGGACACTCAAGGCCGAAGACACGCCCGGTGTGGCCGATAACAGCACTCAGCCGGGCGAGGACATATTCGCCAGACTTCTGGCCAACGGAAATGGCGGCAGCCGGTCGCCCCGAATCCAGATTCGCATTGCTCAGAGTGAGCCCTCCACTGTATCGCCCAATTCGAACACAAAAGTGTTGGCCAGCGCCGGAGCTGCCGAGGTGGTCAGCCTCTACTTCCCTAAGTACTTTGGTAGCGGAGTACTGCACACCAAACTTTGGGTGGTTGACGATGAGCACTTTTACCTGGGCAGCGCCAACATGGACTGGCGGGCCCTTACCCAAGTCAAGGAGATGGGCGTGTTGGTCCAGAACTGTGGGCAACTGGCAAGGGACGTGTCCATCATCTTTAGGGAGTACTGGGCTATGGGCAACAGTGAAAGCTCACAAATTCCCCGTTGGGACTTTTCATACAACACATACTACAATTTGCAGAGTCCCATGCAGATAAAAGTAAACAAGAACACCAGTATGGAGGGCTTTTTAACCAGCTCCCCGCCACCTCTTTCGGCGAGGGGGCGAACAAATGATTTGGACGCCATCCTCAACACTATAAACACAGCCATTAGTTACGTAAATATTGCGGTTATGGATTACTATCCACTGATTATCTACGAGAAAAACCAGCATTATTGGCCTTTCATCGACGATGCACTGCGGCGAGCAGCTGTGGAGCGAGGAGTAGCGGTGAAGCTCCTTATCTCCTGGTGGAAGCACTCCAATCCCAGCGAGGCCAAGTACCTCAAGTCCCTGCAGGACCTGACCTCCAAAAAAGATAACATTGATATTCAAATT CGCTGGTTCATTGTGCCCACTGACTCGAGCCAGGAGAAGATACCCTTTGCTCGGGTGAACCATAACAAGTATATGGTCACCGATCGAGTGGCTTACATTGGCACCTCCAACTGGAGTGGCGACTACTTTACAGACACCGCCGGCATCGGCTTGGTACTAAGCGAAACCCACGAGACGGAGAGCACCAAAACCTTGAGAAGCGACCTGCGCAACGTCTTCGAGCGGGATTGGAATAGCAAGTACGCAACCCCACTTCAGTAA
- the LOC108034017 gene encoding exonuclease mut-7 homolog, with amino-acid sequence MARKSHSHMYNAIPAGLESDEEEMDNLMANLKIKRLEDITTGAGIDGRNFDATLDAEAEKFFKLFREKWNMYSKNKSPHLRQEFGKALMGHQEPLLLALKIFANCPDSSNIKPKSLSHFVLDTVCKLHEEYPHLGEGCDPNTSMIAFNFVKTSGLLSLNNAVIYAYGLRNIRDLLLPKLRELLDNGLYKEVTQWSISLKLTHEFDMLELAFPLIAIEKLPLAEEYLDHATQQRLPFVKFLDSLLHKEKQVIELCEHLLGRYKNLKISHHVLSYRPIAKIVARLAKKYGFDDAVTPNYKFTKTCSYLHYLYREYEKARINLASFRELVSVHAYDYALRKDFVSYIASAGAIFEAIYWYKEFNITPNDCPLEIKTQISQNGAGKAACWESTSEDDSCSASGCDMYLTMDLPDECLIIVDKAAQFDRMLYHLQQEHIIYLDSEWMQNVCGDSQLCVLQIATSHNVYLIDCLARESLRTEHWRLLGANVFNNVNILKVGFSMVSDLSVLQRSLPLQLRLQMPHHYLDLRNLWLELKKQRIGVELPFGNVNRAGDALTDLSLVCLGKKLNKSNQCSNWANRPLRREQILYAAIDARCLLLIYNTLLARVPSIHVAIEKSIASNNFLRRGANVK; translated from the exons ATGGCACGCAAGAGCCACAGCCACATGTACAACGCAATTCCCGCCGGCCTGGAGTCGGACGAGGAGGAGATGGACAACCTGATGGCCAACCTGAAGATCAAGCGTCTGGAGGACATCACAACAGGTGCCGGGATCGATGGGCGTAACTTCGACGCCACTTTGGACGCGGAGGCGGAGAAGTTCTTCAAGTTGTTCCGCGAGAAGTGGAACATGTACAGCAAGAACAAGTCGCCGCATCTGCGGCAGGAATTTGGAAAGGCCTTAATGGGTCACCAAGAACCCCTCCTGCTGGCCCTCAAGATATTCGCCAACTGCCcggacagcagcaacatcaagcCGAAGAGCTTGTCACATTTTGTGCTGGACACGGTGTGCAAGCTTCACGAGGAGTACCCGCATCTCGGCGAGGGCTGTGACCCAAACACCAGCATGATTGCCTTTAACTTTGTGAAGACCTCCGGCCTGCTGAGCCTCAACAATGCTGTGATCTATGCCTATGGACTGCGTAATATTCGCGATCTGCTGTTGCCCAAGTTGCGCGAACTCCTGGACAATGGTCTCTACAAGGAGGTCACCCAGTGGTCAATTAGCCTTAAGCTGACCCACGAGTTCGACATGCTGGAGCTGGCCTTCCCACTAATTGCCATCGAGAAGCTGCCGTTGGCCGAGGAGTATCTGGACCACGCCACACAGCAGCGCCTGCCGTTTGTCAAGTTCTTGGATTCATTGCTGCACAAGGAGAAGCAAGTAATAGAGCTATGCGAGCATCTGTTGGG TCGCTACAAGAATCTTAAAATCTCGCACCACGTGCTGAGCTACCGGCCCATTGCCAAGATCGTCGCTCGGCTGGCCAAGAAATACGGCTTTGACGATGCTGTCACGCCCAACTACAAGTTCACCAAGACGTGCAGTTACCTGCACTATCTATACCGCGAGTACGAGAAGGCCCGTATCAATCTGGCCAGCTTCCGGGAACTGGTCAGCGTGCACGCCTATGACTACGCCCTGCGCAAGGACTTCGTTAGCTACATTGCCTCAGCTGGAGCTATTTTCGAGGCCATCTACTGGTACAAAGAATTTAATATAACTCCAAACGATTGTCCGCTAGAAATCAAGACGCAGATTTCGCAAAATGGCGCTGGCAAAGCTGCGTGCTGGGAATCGACCAGCGAGGACGACAGCTGCTCGGCGAGTGGCTGTGATATGTACCTGACCATGGACCTGCCCGACGAGTGCCTTATCATAGTGGACAAGGCGGCACAGTTTGATCGCATGTTGTACCACCTGCAGCAGGAGCACATCATCTACCTGGATTCAGAGTGGATGCAAAACGTGTGCGGGGACAGCCAGCTGTGCGTTCTGCAGATTGCCACAAGCCACAATGTCTACCTGATTGACTGCTTGGCAAGGGAGAGTCTGCGAACGGAGCATTGGCGGCTGTTGGGCGCGAACGTTTTTAACAATGTGAACATCCTCAAGGTGGGCTTTTCCATGGTCAGCGATCTCAGTGTATTGCAGCGCTCACTGCCTCTGCAACTGCGCCTTCAAATGCCTCACCACTACTTAGACCTGCGCAATCTTTGGCTGGAGCTGAAGAAGCAGCGCATCGGCGTAGAGCTTCCCTTTGGCAATGTTAACCGGGCCGGGGACGCTCTCACGGATCTCTCTTTGGTGTGCCTCGGGAAGAAGCTGAACAAGTCAAATCAGTGCTCCAACTGGGCTAATAGGCCGCTGCGACGCGAGCAGATTCTTTACGCCG CCATCGATGCGCGCTGTCTGCTGCTGATCTACAACACGCTCCTTGCCCGCGTTCCCTCCATTCATGTGGCAATCGAGAAGAGTATCGCCAGCAACAACTTCCTCAGGCGCGGCGCCAATGTCAAGTGA
- the LOC108033985 gene encoding nucleolar complex protein 2 homolog, translating to MKLASKKVKTLGKSKLGLSKKKPLKDALKKSKVKKSETVSESKGITKKSKPKGTELVKNGKPAKKGAKKSHKEELEGLKDIDPEFYDFLKKNDKKLLDFNLLDSDDDDDVEEEDEVKTKKAAEDSEDDEDDEEKYHKPSEDLAVASDESDFEEEDEAASGATQKITLNLLHQWEQQLSQANVSIDIVRKVIQAFNSALASISADGADGGENQPNAAAFKVVGAAAFNGVIQLCVIHLQPAIIKLLGVRPNSSLPLHKHKKWVKVRGCLRYYLTDLIRLVEQVSSPNILGVLLKHLHQMAGMVVPFSALGKTILKRLVVLWATGDETVRVLAFLCILKITRKQQATMLNHVLKAMYLAYVRNSKFVSPNTLPGINFMRRSLVEMFALDLNVTYQHAFLYIRQLAIHLRNAVILKKKDSFQAVYNWQFINSLRLWADLLGASANKPQLQPLVYPLVTIATGVIRLIPTAQYFPLRFHCLQTLISLSKETNTYVPVLPLIVEVLKSNTFNRKHSAVSMKPLQFTCILRLNKGQLAENGFRDEVIEQVCGLLLEYLAHESASLAFSDLVVPTVMAIKSYLKDCRNANYTRKLKQLLEKIQESGRFIEQQRGKSSVNFDIKDAQAVAAWEQQLRLKRTPLDIYYASWLKTHEIKKRRQAAQTDEINADYDVPKLKKLPPKSGVPVRNENGEVELFPSDSEDEGDDGLHVGSDDDDDEVEDEEEVEVEVEQPKAKKAKKEKAEKEKSQPATVEDDYDEAGGAVDIVKDLDLNDW from the exons ATGAAGTTGGCTTCGAAAAAAGTAAAGACCCTGGGCAAGTCCAAGCTCGGATTGAGCAAAAAGAAGCCGCTTAAGGATGCCCTGAAGAAGTCGAAGGTCAAGAAGTCGGAAACCGTCTCAGAGTCAAAGGGTATCACTAAGAAATCAAAGCCGAAAGGCACTGAACTAGTGAAAAATGGGAAGCCAGCGAAGAAGGGGGCCAAGAAATCACACAAGGAGGAGCTGGAAGGACTAAAGGATATAGATCCGGAGTTCtacgattttttaaagaagaaCGACAAGAAGCTGCTGGACTTTAATCTTCTAGACAgtgacgacgacgatgacgtggaggaggaggatgaggtCAAGACCAAGAAGGCGGCTGAAGACAGCGAAGACGACGAGGATGACGAAGAGAAGTACCATAAGCCCAGCGAGGACTTGGCTGTGGCCAGCGATGAGAGTGACTTCGAGGAAGAGGACGAGGCCGCATCTGGCGCCACCCAGAAGATCACCCTCAACCTGCTGCACCAGTGGGAACAGCAACTGAGCCAGGCCAACGTCTCTATCGACATTGTGCGCAAGGTGATCCAGGCCTTCAATTCAGCCTTGGCCAGCATTTCGGCCGACGGAGCTGACGGCGGCGAGAACCAGCCCAATGCAGCCGCCTTTAAGGTCGTCGGAGCAGCCGCCTTCAACGGAGTCATCCAGCTCTGCGTGATTCACCTGCAGCCCGCCATTATCAAGTTGCTGGGCGTTAGGCCCAACAGCAGCCTCCCGCTGCACAAGCACAAGAAGTGGGTCAAGGTGCGCGGCTGCCTGCGTTACTACCTCACGGATCTTATTCGTCTGGTGGAGCAGGTGTCGAGTCCCAATATTCTGGGAGTGTTGCTCAAGCACTTGCACCAAATGGCTGGCATGGTGGTTCCCTTTTCGGCCCTAGGAAAGACCATTTTGAAGCGGTTAGTTGTGCTCTGGGCCACTGGAGATGAAACCGTTCGAGTGCTGGCCTTCCTCTGCATACTGAAGATAACCAGGAAACAGCAG GCCACTATGCTTAACCACGTTCTGAAAGCGATGTACCTAGCCTATGTGCGCAATTCCAAGTTCGTGTCCCCTAACACTCTGCCCGGAATCAACTTCATGCGCCGCTCGCTAGTGGAGATGTTCGCCCTGGATCTGAATGTCACCTATCAACATGCCTTCCTCTACATCCGTCAGTTGGCCATTCACCTGCGAAACGCGGTGATCCTCAAGAAGAAGGACAGCTTCCAAGCCGTATACAACTGGCAATTCATTAACTCCCTGCGCCTTTGGGCGGATCTCCTGGGAGCAAGTGCGAACAAGCCGCAGTTGCAGCCTCTGGTTTATCCCCTTGTTACCATTGCCACTGGAGTGATCCGATTGATACCCACTGCTCAGTACTTCCCACTGCGATTCCACTGTCTGCAAACGCTTATATCACTGTCGAAGGAAACCAATACATATGTGCCAGTGCTCCCGCTCATTGTGGAAGTGTTGAAGAGCAACACCTTTAATCGTAAGCATTCGGCGGTGTCCATGAAGCCACTGCAGTTTACTTGCATCCTGAGGCTTAACAAAGGGCAGCTGGCAGAAAATGGCTTCCGGGATGAGGTGATCGAGCAAGTGTGCGGTCTTCTGCTGGAATATCTCGCCCATGAGTCTGCATCGCTGGCCTTTAGCGATCTGGTGGTGCCCACTGTGATGGCTATCAAATCGTACCTAAAGGATTGCCGAAATGCGAACTACACTCGCAAACTTAAGCAACTGCTAGAGAAGATCCAGGAGAGCGGCCGTTTCATAGAACAGCAGCGCGGCAAGAGCAGCGTTAACTTTGACATTAAGGACGCTCAAGCTGTTGCCGCGTGGGAGCAGCAGCTCCGCCTAAAACGCACGCCCCTGGACATTTACTACGCCAGCTGGCTGAAGACGCACGAGATCAAGAAGCGACGACAGGCGGCGCAGACGGATGAAATTAACGCAGACTATGATGTGCCCAAGCTGAAGAAGCTGCCACCTAAATCGGGAGTCCCAGTAAGGAACGAGAACGGTGAGGTTGAACTCTTCCCATCGGACTCAGAAGATGAAGGCGACGATGGCCTGCACGTGGGATCAGACGATGATGACGACGAAGTAGAGGATGAGGAGGAAGTGGAAGTTGAGGTGGAGCAACctaaagcaaagaaggccAAGAAGGAAAAAGCAGAAAAGGAGAAGTCCCAGCCAGCAACAGTGGAAGATGATTACGATGAGGCTGGTGGAGCCGTTGATATAGTTAAGGACTTGGATTTGAACGATTGGTAG
- the LOC108033987 gene encoding NADH dehydrogenase [ubiquinone] 1 alpha subcomplex assembly factor 2 translates to MANKPTRDVLGIIFQNFWKSLRPRQFRGDLIGEDYFGNKYYEIPANPSIGKRKPSRWFEPADKEAFDQELTAEWEAWLRGRRDEPPTREELVKNLQIMDMKKRNAAELEATYAKGKDDKALPKQVDGPTIGTFPKYKEYEFIPGKEPPEK, encoded by the coding sequence ATGGCAAACAAGCCGACGCGCGACGTACTCGGCATCATCTTCCAGAACTTCTGGAAGTCCTTGCGGCCGCGTCAGTTCCGTGGGGATCTCATTGGGGAGGACTATTTCGGCAATAAGTACTACGAGATTCCGGCCAATCCTTCAATTGGAAAGAGGAAGCCCTCGCGGTGGTTTGAACCTGCGGACAAGGAAGCCTTCGACCAGGAACTTACCGCCGAGTGGGAGGCTTGGCTGCGGGGACGCCGGGATGAGCCGCCTACCCGTGAGGAGCTGGTGAAGAACCTGCAGATCATGGACATGAAGAAGCGCAATGCCGCCGAACTGGAGGCAACCTACGCCAAGGGCAAGGACGACAAGGCGCTGCCCAAGCAGGTGGACGGTCCCACCATCGGAACTTTCCCCAAATATAAGGAGTACGAGTTTATTCCAGGCAAGGAGCCACCGGAGAAGTAA
- the LOC108033986 gene encoding 5'-3' exonuclease PLD3 yields MSERRGVHEIPGDYQPVPREQDDPTPVTASCCRRPNCQFAVQDERKDCCCNHGYIIPVFILFVLVMIVLLLPWETFHRNENTNSPVPVEAPLPCQLELVESLPLGLNYSQGERESHPQLKSTIETWQLLLGRAKTSLDIVSPHWTLRGLDVNDTSTVPGEKLFQRLLSNGDVGKPKLRLRIVLNRSQESLWHADARILANYGAADVVGINFLHSKLWLVDGEHFYLGSASMDWRSLTQRKELGVLARNCPHLTQDMAKIFKAYWYLGNNEVPENWPWIYHTHINQRRPLLLNINKNHTMQAYLASSPPGLAGTGRSQELDVILEAIDKATEFISIALMDYFPQLRSSKKLEYWPIIDNALRRAALERGVVVKLLISWWKYSDPSEDHFLRSLQALNKVRDEVDIQIRRFVVPTTDELDRISGGRVSCNSYLVTDNVAFIGTSSWSGEHFTSSAGIGLLLQDMDYNNNSLRTDLLAVFQRDWFSPYALHLQPTLRI; encoded by the exons ATGTCCGAGCGCCGAGGAGTGCACGAGATACCCGGGGACTACCAGCCAGTGCCCCGAGAACAGGACGATCCGACTCCTGTGACTGCATCCTGCTGCCGGCGTCCCAACTGCCAATTTGCAGTCCAGGATGAGAGGAAAGACTGCTGCTGCAACCACGGCTACATCATACCCGTGTTTATACTCTTCGTCCTGGTGATGATTGTCCTTTTGTTGCCTTGGGAGACCTTCCACCGAAATGAGAACACAAACAGCCCCGTTCCCGTGGAGGCTCCGTTGCCATGCCAACTGGAACTAGTCGAGAGCCTGCCGCTGGGGTTGAACTACAGCCAAGGGGAACGGGAGAGCCACCCCCAACTGAAGAGCACCATTGAAACCTGGCAGTTGCTGCTGGGCAGGGCCAAAACCTCGCTGGACATAGTCTCACCACACTGGACGCTGCGCGGATTGGACGTTAACGACACTAGCACCGTGCCGGGAGAAAAACTTTTTCAGCGGCTACTTTCAAACGGGGATGTCGGCAAACCCAAACTGCGACTAAGGATTGTTCTTAATCGCAGCCAGGAGAGCCTGTGGCATGCGGATGCTCGCATCCTCGCCAACTACGGAGCGGCCGATGTCGTGGGCATCAACTTCCTGCACTCCAAACTATGGCTGGTGGACGGGGAACATTTCTATTTGGGCAGCGCCAGCATGGACTGGAGATCGCTCACGCAACGCAAGGAACTGGGTGTTTTGGCCAGGAATTGTCCTCATCTGACCCAGGATATGGCGAAGATTTTCAAGGCCTATTGGTACCTGGGCAACAATGAGGTGCCGGAGAATTGGCCTTGGATCTACCACACCCACATCAATCAGAGAAGACCCCTTTTGCTGAACATCAACAAAAACCATACAATGCAGGCTTATTTAGCCAGTTCACCACCTGGCTTGGCAGGCACTGGAAGGAGCCAAGAGCTGGACGTCATTCTAGAAGCTATCGATAAGGCCACTGAGTTTATAAGTATAGCTCTGATGGACTATTTTCCGCAGTTGAGGAGCAGTAAGAAGCTGGAATACTGGCCCATAATAGACAATGCCCTGCGGAGAGCCGCCTTGGAGCGGGGTGTGGTTGTTAAGCTGCTAATTTCCTGGTGGAAGTACTCGGATCCCAGCGAGGATCATTTTTTACGGTCCTTGCAGGCTCTCAACAAAGTGAGGGATGAAGTGGATATACAAATA CGTCGCTTTGTGGTGCCCACAACGGATGAGCTGGATAGGATTTCAGGTGGAAGAGTAAGTTGCAACTCCTATTTGGTCACCGATAACGTTGCCTTCATTGGTACCTCGAGCTGGTCGGGCGAACATTTCACTTCATCGGCCGGCATTGGATTACTCCTTCAGGATATggactacaacaacaacagtctGCGCACCGACTTGCTGGCCGTTTTCCAGAGGGATTGGTTCAGTCCTTATGCCTTGCATTTGCAACCAACCTTAAGAATTTGA